One region of Chanodichthys erythropterus isolate Z2021 chromosome 17, ASM2448905v1, whole genome shotgun sequence genomic DNA includes:
- the picalmb gene encoding phosphatidylinositol binding clathrin assembly protein b isoform X8, whose translation MSGQSITDRITAAQHSVTGSAVSKTVCKATTHEIMGPKKKHLDYLIHCTNEMNVNIPQLADSLFERTTNTSWVVVFKSLITTHHLMVYGNERFIQYLASRNTLFNLSNFLDKSGLQGYDMSTFIRRYSRYLNEKAVSYRQVAFDFTKVKRGVDGVMRTMNTEKLLKTIPIIQNQMDALLDFNVNANELTNGVINAAFMLLFKDSIRLFAAYNEGIINLLEKYFDMKKVQCKEGLDIYKKFLTRMTRISEFLKVAEQVGIDRGDIPDLSQFTVCAPSSLLDALEQHLASLEGKKVKDSTAASRASTLSNAVSSLASTGMSFTKVDEREKQAALEEEQARLKALKEQRLKELSKRPSFATTDTSPVSTTAACISTAPAIDLFSTPSCSNGALKMESDLFDLQTNFQSGMQPGSSVATAWGDPFSSSEAVDDSIPNLNPFLTKLVVDGAHLPVMSSDGVSFSSRTSGHEIFGGYGAPQIPPPQSSGELRVDFESVFGTKAASSNSLDTDAGILKPTVAGSNQSSNQLPEKLVSDDLDSSLANLVGNLGIGNGTTKNDIHWNQPGEKKLTGGMNWQPKNAPSTTWNPVSMPPSIMTFPATTPTGMMGYGMPQQLPSMAMMTQPTMMYTQPVMRPSNPFGSVSSAQPSAASSPSSQSPLRAPGQDPFAQLSLKDFL comes from the exons ATGTCTGGGCAGAGCATTACAGACAGGATAACTGCTGCCCAGCATAGCGTTACTGGATCAGCCGTTTCCAAAACTGTGTGCAAGGCAACAACGCACGAAATTATGGGCCCTAAAAAGAAACATTTGGATT ACCTGATACACTGTACCAACGAGATGAATGTGAACATTCCTCAGCTGGCAGACTCTTTGTTCGAGAGAACCACCAACACCAGTTGGGTGGTGGTCTTTAAGTCCCTAATCACAACACACCACCTCATGGTATATGGGAACGAG CGATTTATTCAGTACTTGGCCTCCAGGAACACATTATTCAACCTCAGTAATTTCCTGGACAAAAGTGGCCTACAAG GTTACGACATGTCAACGTTCATTCGGAGGTATAGTCGATATCTGAATGAGAAAGCCGTTTCATATCGACAGGTGGCATTTGACTTCACAAAAGTAAAGCGTGG GGTGGATGGAGTGATGAGAACCATGAACACAGAGAAGCTCCTTAAGACCATCCCCATTATACAGAACCAAATGGATGCCCTTCTTGACTTCAAT GTCAATGCCAATGAACTAACCAATGGGGTTATTAATGCAGCCTTCATGCTTCTTTTCAAAGACTCCATTCGACTTTTTGCAGCTTACAATGAAGGGATAATAAACTTACTAG AAAAGTACTTTGATATGAAAAAAGTTCAGTGCAAAGAGGGTTTGGACATCTACAAGAAATTCCTTACCCGAATGACACGGATCTCAGAGTTCCTCAAAGTGGCAGAG CAGGTGGGAATAGACCGCGGGGACATACCTGACCTGTCTCAG TTTACAGTCTGT GCCCCCAGCAGTCTTTTGGATGCCCTGGAGCAACACTTGGCTTCATTAGAAGGGAAGAAGGTGAAGGACTCCACCGCCGCCAGCAG GGCAAGCACACTCTCCAATGCCGTGTCATCTCTGGCCAGCACTGGCATGTCTTTCACCAAAGTGGATGAAAGGGAAAAGCAGGCAGCTCTGGAGGAGGAGCAGGCACGATTGAAAGCACTAAAG GAACAGCGGCTGAAGGAGCTCTCCAAGAGGCCTTCGTTTGCTACAACTGACACTTCTCCAGTCTCCACCACAGCAGCATGCATCAGCACAGCTCCTGCTATAGACCTGTTCTCCACTCCCAGCTGCTCCAATGG TGCCCTGAAGATGGAGAGCGACCTCTTCGACTTGCAGACTAACTTTCAGTCTGGCATGCAGCCTGGATCCTCTGTGGCCACGGCATGGGGAG ATCCTTTCTCTTCTTCTGAAGCTGTAGATGACTCCATTCCAAACCTAAACCCTTTCCTAACCAAACTTGTTGTTGATGGTGCTCATCTACCCGTTATGTCATCAGATGGTGTTAGTTTCTCCTCTAGGACGTCAGGTCATGAGATTTTTGGTG GATACGGAGCTCCACAAATCCCTCCTCCACAGAGCTCAGGCGAGCTGCGTGTTGATTTTGAGTCTGTTTTTGGTACTAAAGCTGCCTCGTCCAATAGCCTGGATACAGATG CTGGGATTTTGAAACCCACTGTGGCCGGCTCAAATCAGTCCTCCAATCAACTCCCAGAGAAACTGGTGTCAGATGACCTGGATTCTTCCTTGGCCAACCTTGTTGGAA ATCTGGGTATTGGAAATGGTACCACTAAAAA TGATATCCACTGGAACCAACCAGGAGAGAAAAAATTAACTGGTGGAATGAACTGGCAACCCAAGAATGCTCCATCTACTACATGGAACCCTGTCTCTATG CCACCATCTATCATGACTTTCCCTGCTACAACACCTACAGGAATGATGGGATATGGCATG CCTCAACAGTTGCCCTCCATGGCCATGATGACCCAGCCCACAATGATGTACACACAGCCTGTCATGAGGCCGTCCAATCCATTCGGATCAGTGTCCAGTGCACAG CCCTCCGCTGCCTCTAGCCCTTCCAGTCAGAGTCCTCTCAGAGCCCCAGGACAAGACCCCTTTGCACAGCTCTCTCTCAAGGATTTCTTGTAG
- the picalmb gene encoding phosphatidylinositol binding clathrin assembly protein b isoform X5 — MSGQSITDRITAAQHSVTGSAVSKTVCKATTHEIMGPKKKHLDYLIHCTNEMNVNIPQLADSLFERTTNTSWVVVFKSLITTHHLMVYGNERFIQYLASRNTLFNLSNFLDKSGLQGYDMSTFIRRYSRYLNEKAVSYRQVAFDFTKVKRGVDGVMRTMNTEKLLKTIPIIQNQMDALLDFNVNANELTNGVINAAFMLLFKDSIRLFAAYNEGIINLLEKYFDMKKVQCKEGLDIYKKFLTRMTRISEFLKVAEQVGIDRGDIPDLSQAPSSLLDALEQHLASLEGKKVKDSTAASRASTLSNAVSSLASTGMSFTKVDEREKQAALEEEQARLKALKEQRLKELSKRPSFATTDTSPVSTTAACISTAPAIDLFSTPSCSNGALKMESDLFDLQTNFQSGMQPGSSVATAWGDPFSSSEAVDDSIPNLNPFLTKLVVDGAHLPVMSSDGVSFSSRTSGHEIFGDQYNPFIDSSSSVSTNYKRTVRIEHLISGYGAPQIPPPQSSGELRVDFESVFGTKAASSNSLDTDAGILKPTVAGSNQSSNQLPEKLVSDDLDSSLANLVGNLGIGNGTTKNDIHWNQPGEKKLTGGMNWQPKNAPSTTWNPVSMPPSIMTFPATTPTGMMGYGMPQQLPSMAMMTQPTMMYTQPVMRPSNPFGSVSSAQPSAASSPSSQSPLRAPGQDPFAQLSLKDFL, encoded by the exons ATGTCTGGGCAGAGCATTACAGACAGGATAACTGCTGCCCAGCATAGCGTTACTGGATCAGCCGTTTCCAAAACTGTGTGCAAGGCAACAACGCACGAAATTATGGGCCCTAAAAAGAAACATTTGGATT ACCTGATACACTGTACCAACGAGATGAATGTGAACATTCCTCAGCTGGCAGACTCTTTGTTCGAGAGAACCACCAACACCAGTTGGGTGGTGGTCTTTAAGTCCCTAATCACAACACACCACCTCATGGTATATGGGAACGAG CGATTTATTCAGTACTTGGCCTCCAGGAACACATTATTCAACCTCAGTAATTTCCTGGACAAAAGTGGCCTACAAG GTTACGACATGTCAACGTTCATTCGGAGGTATAGTCGATATCTGAATGAGAAAGCCGTTTCATATCGACAGGTGGCATTTGACTTCACAAAAGTAAAGCGTGG GGTGGATGGAGTGATGAGAACCATGAACACAGAGAAGCTCCTTAAGACCATCCCCATTATACAGAACCAAATGGATGCCCTTCTTGACTTCAAT GTCAATGCCAATGAACTAACCAATGGGGTTATTAATGCAGCCTTCATGCTTCTTTTCAAAGACTCCATTCGACTTTTTGCAGCTTACAATGAAGGGATAATAAACTTACTAG AAAAGTACTTTGATATGAAAAAAGTTCAGTGCAAAGAGGGTTTGGACATCTACAAGAAATTCCTTACCCGAATGACACGGATCTCAGAGTTCCTCAAAGTGGCAGAG CAGGTGGGAATAGACCGCGGGGACATACCTGACCTGTCTCAG GCCCCCAGCAGTCTTTTGGATGCCCTGGAGCAACACTTGGCTTCATTAGAAGGGAAGAAGGTGAAGGACTCCACCGCCGCCAGCAG GGCAAGCACACTCTCCAATGCCGTGTCATCTCTGGCCAGCACTGGCATGTCTTTCACCAAAGTGGATGAAAGGGAAAAGCAGGCAGCTCTGGAGGAGGAGCAGGCACGATTGAAAGCACTAAAG GAACAGCGGCTGAAGGAGCTCTCCAAGAGGCCTTCGTTTGCTACAACTGACACTTCTCCAGTCTCCACCACAGCAGCATGCATCAGCACAGCTCCTGCTATAGACCTGTTCTCCACTCCCAGCTGCTCCAATGG TGCCCTGAAGATGGAGAGCGACCTCTTCGACTTGCAGACTAACTTTCAGTCTGGCATGCAGCCTGGATCCTCTGTGGCCACGGCATGGGGAG ATCCTTTCTCTTCTTCTGAAGCTGTAGATGACTCCATTCCAAACCTAAACCCTTTCCTAACCAAACTTGTTGTTGATGGTGCTCATCTACCCGTTATGTCATCAGATGGTGTTAGTTTCTCCTCTAGGACGTCAGGTCATGAGATTTTTGGTG ATCAGTACAATCCCTTTATTGATTCAAGTTCATCTGTATCAACCAATTACAAACGCACTGTGCGGATAGAGCACTTAATCTCAG GATACGGAGCTCCACAAATCCCTCCTCCACAGAGCTCAGGCGAGCTGCGTGTTGATTTTGAGTCTGTTTTTGGTACTAAAGCTGCCTCGTCCAATAGCCTGGATACAGATG CTGGGATTTTGAAACCCACTGTGGCCGGCTCAAATCAGTCCTCCAATCAACTCCCAGAGAAACTGGTGTCAGATGACCTGGATTCTTCCTTGGCCAACCTTGTTGGAA ATCTGGGTATTGGAAATGGTACCACTAAAAA TGATATCCACTGGAACCAACCAGGAGAGAAAAAATTAACTGGTGGAATGAACTGGCAACCCAAGAATGCTCCATCTACTACATGGAACCCTGTCTCTATG CCACCATCTATCATGACTTTCCCTGCTACAACACCTACAGGAATGATGGGATATGGCATG CCTCAACAGTTGCCCTCCATGGCCATGATGACCCAGCCCACAATGATGTACACACAGCCTGTCATGAGGCCGTCCAATCCATTCGGATCAGTGTCCAGTGCACAG CCCTCCGCTGCCTCTAGCCCTTCCAGTCAGAGTCCTCTCAGAGCCCCAGGACAAGACCCCTTTGCACAGCTCTCTCTCAAGGATTTCTTGTAG
- the picalmb gene encoding phosphatidylinositol binding clathrin assembly protein b isoform X10 codes for MNVNIPQLADSLFERTTNTSWVVVFKSLITTHHLMVYGNERFIQYLASRNTLFNLSNFLDKSGLQGYDMSTFIRRYSRYLNEKAVSYRQVAFDFTKVKRGVDGVMRTMNTEKLLKTIPIIQNQMDALLDFNVNANELTNGVINAAFMLLFKDSIRLFAAYNEGIINLLEKYFDMKKVQCKEGLDIYKKFLTRMTRISEFLKVAEQVGIDRGDIPDLSQFTVCAPSSLLDALEQHLASLEGKKVKDSTAASRASTLSNAVSSLASTGMSFTKVDEREKQAALEEEQARLKALKEQRLKELSKRPSFATTDTSPVSTTAACISTAPAIDLFSTPSCSNGALKMESDLFDLQTNFQSGMQPGSSVATAWGDPFSSSEAVDDSIPNLNPFLTKLVVDGAHLPVMSSDGVSFSSRTSGHEIFGDSFGQQSMVQHLPNPSPFQSEPSTVAGLFRGYGAPQIPPPQSSGELRVDFESVFGTKAASSNSLDTDAGILKPTVAGSNQSSNQLPEKLVSDDLDSSLANLVGNLGIGNGTTKNDIHWNQPGEKKLTGGMNWQPKNAPSTTWNPVSMPPSIMTFPATTPTGMMGYGMPQQLPSMAMMTQPTMMYTQPVMRPSNPFGSVSSAQPSAASSPSSQSPLRAPGQDPFAQLSLKDFL; via the exons ATGAATGTGAACATTCCTCAGCTGGCAGACTCTTTGTTCGAGAGAACCACCAACACCAGTTGGGTGGTGGTCTTTAAGTCCCTAATCACAACACACCACCTCATGGTATATGGGAACGAG CGATTTATTCAGTACTTGGCCTCCAGGAACACATTATTCAACCTCAGTAATTTCCTGGACAAAAGTGGCCTACAAG GTTACGACATGTCAACGTTCATTCGGAGGTATAGTCGATATCTGAATGAGAAAGCCGTTTCATATCGACAGGTGGCATTTGACTTCACAAAAGTAAAGCGTGG GGTGGATGGAGTGATGAGAACCATGAACACAGAGAAGCTCCTTAAGACCATCCCCATTATACAGAACCAAATGGATGCCCTTCTTGACTTCAAT GTCAATGCCAATGAACTAACCAATGGGGTTATTAATGCAGCCTTCATGCTTCTTTTCAAAGACTCCATTCGACTTTTTGCAGCTTACAATGAAGGGATAATAAACTTACTAG AAAAGTACTTTGATATGAAAAAAGTTCAGTGCAAAGAGGGTTTGGACATCTACAAGAAATTCCTTACCCGAATGACACGGATCTCAGAGTTCCTCAAAGTGGCAGAG CAGGTGGGAATAGACCGCGGGGACATACCTGACCTGTCTCAG TTTACAGTCTGT GCCCCCAGCAGTCTTTTGGATGCCCTGGAGCAACACTTGGCTTCATTAGAAGGGAAGAAGGTGAAGGACTCCACCGCCGCCAGCAG GGCAAGCACACTCTCCAATGCCGTGTCATCTCTGGCCAGCACTGGCATGTCTTTCACCAAAGTGGATGAAAGGGAAAAGCAGGCAGCTCTGGAGGAGGAGCAGGCACGATTGAAAGCACTAAAG GAACAGCGGCTGAAGGAGCTCTCCAAGAGGCCTTCGTTTGCTACAACTGACACTTCTCCAGTCTCCACCACAGCAGCATGCATCAGCACAGCTCCTGCTATAGACCTGTTCTCCACTCCCAGCTGCTCCAATGG TGCCCTGAAGATGGAGAGCGACCTCTTCGACTTGCAGACTAACTTTCAGTCTGGCATGCAGCCTGGATCCTCTGTGGCCACGGCATGGGGAG ATCCTTTCTCTTCTTCTGAAGCTGTAGATGACTCCATTCCAAACCTAAACCCTTTCCTAACCAAACTTGTTGTTGATGGTGCTCATCTACCCGTTATGTCATCAGATGGTGTTAGTTTCTCCTCTAGGACGTCAGGTCATGAGATTTTTGGTG ACTCGTTTGGTCAACAGTCTATGGTCCAGCATCTCCCAAACCCCTCTCCCTTCCAGTCTGAGCCCTCCACTGTAGCAGGCCTATTCAGAG GATACGGAGCTCCACAAATCCCTCCTCCACAGAGCTCAGGCGAGCTGCGTGTTGATTTTGAGTCTGTTTTTGGTACTAAAGCTGCCTCGTCCAATAGCCTGGATACAGATG CTGGGATTTTGAAACCCACTGTGGCCGGCTCAAATCAGTCCTCCAATCAACTCCCAGAGAAACTGGTGTCAGATGACCTGGATTCTTCCTTGGCCAACCTTGTTGGAA ATCTGGGTATTGGAAATGGTACCACTAAAAA TGATATCCACTGGAACCAACCAGGAGAGAAAAAATTAACTGGTGGAATGAACTGGCAACCCAAGAATGCTCCATCTACTACATGGAACCCTGTCTCTATG CCACCATCTATCATGACTTTCCCTGCTACAACACCTACAGGAATGATGGGATATGGCATG CCTCAACAGTTGCCCTCCATGGCCATGATGACCCAGCCCACAATGATGTACACACAGCCTGTCATGAGGCCGTCCAATCCATTCGGATCAGTGTCCAGTGCACAG CCCTCCGCTGCCTCTAGCCCTTCCAGTCAGAGTCCTCTCAGAGCCCCAGGACAAGACCCCTTTGCACAGCTCTCTCTCAAGGATTTCTTGTAG